A genomic region of Friedmanniella luteola contains the following coding sequences:
- a CDS encoding O-methyltransferase, producing the protein MSAPPDLPDLVVRALRMSLERGYVQASRSETGRLLATLAATRSGTIAECGTGCGVGAAWLRSGAPKTTRVITAELDPGLAHGVMTMFAGDDIDVMHADWGSLREHAPFSLIFLDASSAREWPREEIVALLDDGGMIVLDDFTPCPSWPPLVRGRVDTLRLEWLSDERFTSVDVMVAEDTSVLVAVRR; encoded by the coding sequence GTGAGCGCACCCCCGGATCTGCCCGACCTGGTGGTCCGCGCCCTCCGGATGTCCCTGGAGCGTGGCTACGTCCAGGCGTCCCGCTCGGAGACGGGCCGGCTGCTCGCGACGCTGGCCGCCACCCGCAGCGGGACGATCGCCGAGTGCGGGACCGGCTGCGGCGTCGGCGCCGCCTGGCTGCGCAGCGGCGCCCCCAAGACCACCCGCGTGATCACCGCCGAGCTCGACCCCGGCCTCGCGCACGGCGTGATGACGATGTTCGCGGGCGACGACATCGACGTCATGCACGCCGACTGGGGCAGCCTGCGCGAGCACGCCCCGTTCTCGCTGATCTTCCTCGACGCCAGCAGCGCCCGGGAGTGGCCGCGGGAGGAGATCGTCGCCCTGCTGGACGACGGCGGCATGATCGTGCTCGACGACTTCACCCCGTGCCCCAGCTGGCCCCCCCTCGTCCGCGGCCGGGTGGACACCCTGCGCCTGGAGTGGCTCTCCGACGAGCGCTTCACCAGCGTCGACGTGATGGTCGCCGAGGACACCTCGGTCCTGGTCGCCGTCCGCCGCTGA
- the ilvN gene encoding acetolactate synthase small subunit, with the protein MSSELSTHTLSVLVENKPGVLARVSSLVSRRGYNIESLAVGPTEYPTMSRITLAVTVDDQVLEQITKQLNKLIEVLKIVELEENSVRRELILVKVRSTAETRGQLIEIIGLFGGKVVDVTSDILTIEAVGKPEKLAAMLSLLEPYGIRELVQSGLVALGRGNRSMTDRAGRAERTKAVHAV; encoded by the coding sequence GTGAGCTCGGAGCTGTCCACCCACACGCTGAGCGTGCTGGTCGAGAACAAGCCGGGCGTCCTGGCCCGGGTGTCCAGCCTGGTCTCCCGGCGCGGCTACAACATCGAGTCGCTCGCCGTCGGACCCACGGAGTACCCGACGATGTCCCGCATCACCCTCGCGGTGACCGTCGACGACCAGGTGCTCGAGCAGATCACCAAGCAGCTCAACAAGCTGATCGAGGTGCTCAAGATCGTGGAGCTCGAGGAGAACTCCGTCCGCCGCGAGCTCATCCTCGTCAAGGTCCGCTCGACGGCCGAGACCCGGGGGCAGCTGATCGAGATCATCGGGCTGTTCGGCGGCAAGGTCGTCGACGTGACCTCCGACATCCTGACGATCGAGGCCGTCGGCAAGCCCGAGAAGCTGGCCGCGATGCTCAGCCTGCTGGAGCCCTACGGGATCCGCGAGCTGGTCCAGTCCGGGCTCGTCGCCCTGGGCCGGGGCAACCGCTCGATGACCGACCGGGCCGGCCGGGCCGAGCGCACGAAGGCCGTCCACGCCGTCTGA
- a CDS encoding aminoglycoside phosphotransferase family protein has product MSGVRAVRLQPLTRARVASLGAEGRAWQDALPAVLTALAEQWSLTLGRPVPGGSSSYVVAVRTADGADAVVKVALPDPALDAQAATLRRADGRGYARLLAHDPARQALLLEALGPSLAQSALTPADQLRLLADTLAEAWLPPAGHPDPPLDKAGNLHDLVARSWAQQGAPADEAVLATALEYARRRSDVAPAELVVVHGDPHPANLLRVTTPRAGAASGWCFVDPDGFVADRAYDLGVALRDWSAHLDGPGARRRLEGWCQVLADRSGVDATRIWEWGFLERVSTGLHVRSFGAERAAEPFLRTAALLV; this is encoded by the coding sequence GTGAGCGGCGTCCGGGCGGTCCGGCTGCAGCCGCTGACGCGGGCCCGGGTCGCGAGCCTCGGCGCGGAGGGCCGGGCCTGGCAGGACGCCCTGCCGGCGGTGCTCACCGCGCTGGCCGAGCAGTGGTCGCTCACCCTGGGCCGACCGGTCCCCGGCGGCAGCAGCTCCTACGTCGTCGCCGTGCGCACCGCGGACGGAGCCGACGCCGTCGTGAAGGTGGCCCTGCCCGACCCGGCGCTCGACGCCCAGGCCGCCACGCTGCGGCGGGCCGACGGCCGGGGCTACGCCCGGCTGCTCGCCCACGACCCCGCGCGGCAGGCCCTGCTGCTGGAGGCGCTCGGACCCAGCCTGGCGCAGTCGGCGCTCACCCCGGCCGACCAGCTCCGGCTGCTCGCCGACACCCTCGCCGAGGCGTGGCTGCCGCCGGCCGGGCACCCCGACCCGCCCCTGGACAAGGCGGGCAACCTGCACGACCTGGTCGCCCGGTCGTGGGCCCAGCAGGGGGCGCCCGCCGACGAGGCGGTCCTGGCCACGGCGCTGGAGTACGCCCGCCGGCGGTCCGACGTCGCGCCGGCCGAGCTGGTGGTCGTGCACGGCGACCCGCACCCGGCCAACCTGCTGCGGGTGACGACGCCGCGAGCCGGCGCCGCGTCGGGCTGGTGCTTCGTCGACCCGGACGGCTTCGTCGCCGACCGCGCCTACGACCTCGGGGTGGCCCTGCGGGACTGGTCGGCCCACCTCGACGGCCCGGGCGCGCGCCGACGGCTCGAGGGCTGGTGCCAGGTGCTGGCCGACCGCAGCGGCGTCGACGCCACCCGGATCTGGGAGTGGGGCTTCCTCGAGCGGGTGTCGACCGGGCTCCACGTCCGCTCCTTCGGGGCCGAGCGGGCGGCGGAGCCGTTCCTGCGGACCGCCGCGCTGCTGGTCTGA
- a CDS encoding 3-isopropylmalate dehydrogenase: MSAPTPATSAHPPVNLAVIGGDGIGPEVVAEGLKVLEAVTGPGAFATTSYDLGASRWQRTGEVLPDSVLAELAAADAILLGAVGAAPGATDVPSGLLERGLLLKLRFAFDHYVNLRPSRLYPGVPTPLADDVLDRGEIDFLVVREGTEGLYCGNGGTVRTGTPHEIATEVSVNTAYGVERVVRDAFERATRRRNKITLLHKHNVLVNAGGLWRRVFESVAAEHPGVTTDYLHIDAAMIFLVTDPQRFDVVVTDNLFGDIVTDLAAAVTGGIGLAASGNINPDRTFPSMFEPVHGSAPDIAGQGVADPTATILSVGLLLEHLGFAEEAARVEKAAVADIAARRGQPRRSTSAVGDAIAAAV; the protein is encoded by the coding sequence ATGAGCGCTCCGACCCCCGCGACCTCCGCCCACCCGCCCGTGAACCTCGCCGTCATCGGTGGCGACGGCATCGGTCCCGAGGTGGTGGCGGAGGGCCTCAAGGTGCTCGAGGCGGTGACCGGGCCGGGCGCGTTCGCGACCACCAGCTACGACCTCGGCGCCAGCCGCTGGCAGCGCACCGGGGAGGTGCTGCCCGACTCCGTGCTGGCCGAGCTGGCCGCGGCCGACGCGATCCTGCTGGGCGCCGTGGGTGCCGCGCCGGGCGCGACGGACGTGCCCAGCGGGCTGCTGGAGCGCGGGCTGCTGCTCAAGCTGCGCTTCGCGTTCGACCACTACGTCAACCTGCGCCCGAGCCGGCTGTACCCGGGCGTCCCCACCCCTCTCGCCGACGACGTGCTGGACCGGGGCGAGATCGACTTCCTCGTCGTCCGGGAGGGCACCGAGGGGTTGTACTGCGGCAACGGCGGCACGGTCCGGACGGGCACCCCGCACGAGATCGCCACCGAGGTCAGCGTCAACACCGCCTACGGGGTGGAGCGGGTGGTCCGGGACGCGTTCGAGCGGGCCACCCGTCGCCGCAACAAGATCACCCTGCTGCACAAGCACAACGTGCTGGTGAACGCGGGCGGGCTGTGGCGCCGCGTCTTCGAGTCCGTCGCGGCGGAGCACCCCGGCGTCACGACCGACTACCTGCACATCGACGCGGCGATGATCTTCCTGGTGACCGACCCGCAGCGGTTCGACGTGGTCGTCACCGACAACCTGTTCGGGGACATCGTCACCGACCTGGCGGCGGCGGTCACCGGCGGGATCGGCCTGGCGGCCAGCGGGAACATCAACCCCGACCGCACCTTCCCGTCGATGTTCGAGCCGGTGCACGGCTCGGCTCCCGACATCGCCGGTCAGGGCGTCGCGGACCCGACCGCGACGATCCTGTCGGTCGGCCTGCTGCTGGAGCACCTCGGGTTCGCCGAGGAGGCGGCCCGGGTGGAGAAGGCCGCGGTGGCCGACATCGCGGCCCGCCGTGGGCAGCCCCGCCGCTCGACCAGCGCGGTCGGCGACGCGATCGCCGCCGCCGTCTGA
- the cimA gene encoding citramalate synthase has translation MFAQLRPKPAEFHVFDTTLRDGSQQEGLNLSVADKLTIAGLLDELGVGFVEGGWPGANPNDTAFFAAMADGAHALRSATLVAFGFTRRVGMRAADDPLTAALRDSRAPVACIVAKSHDRHVEQALRTTLRENLDMIADTVSHLRAEGQRVFVDCEHFFDGYRENPAYALEAVRTAAEAGAEVVVLCDTNGGMLPPWVGEIVTEAAATGVQLGIHAHNDTGCAVANTLAAVDAGAMHVQGTVNGYGERTGNAELISVVANLELKYGWPLLPAGSLQEASRIAHAIAEVTNVPSSARQPYVGLSSFAHKAGLHASAIKVDPNLYQHIDPAVVGNDMRMLVSDMAGRANIQMKGEELGFDLSDRELASRITGRVKDAEAAGYTYEAADASFELLLRRELDQLPEYFAVHSWRVFTQGHPRPGAEGETDTECTVRLTAKGQSQRVVGEGNGPVNALDHAVRNALLPAYPVVGRFELIDYRVRILDQGHGTDATVRVLIQTTDGRRAWTTVGVGQNIIEASWEALSDAYLYGLIHAESPAPAAEPAIQERVAV, from the coding sequence ATGTTCGCCCAGCTGAGGCCGAAGCCGGCCGAGTTCCACGTCTTCGACACGACCCTGCGCGACGGGTCGCAGCAGGAGGGGCTCAACCTCTCCGTCGCGGACAAGCTGACCATCGCGGGGCTGCTCGACGAGCTCGGCGTGGGCTTCGTGGAGGGTGGCTGGCCGGGCGCCAACCCCAACGACACGGCGTTCTTCGCCGCCATGGCCGACGGGGCGCACGCGCTCCGCAGCGCCACCCTGGTCGCCTTCGGCTTCACCCGACGGGTGGGCATGAGGGCGGCCGACGACCCGTTGACGGCCGCGCTGCGGGACTCGCGCGCGCCGGTGGCGTGCATCGTGGCCAAGAGCCACGACCGCCACGTCGAGCAGGCTCTCCGCACCACCCTGCGGGAGAACCTCGACATGATCGCGGACACGGTGTCGCATCTGAGGGCCGAGGGCCAGCGGGTGTTCGTGGACTGCGAGCACTTCTTCGACGGCTACCGGGAGAACCCCGCGTACGCCCTGGAGGCGGTGCGGACGGCAGCCGAGGCGGGAGCCGAGGTCGTCGTCCTGTGCGACACCAACGGCGGCATGCTGCCGCCGTGGGTGGGTGAGATCGTCACCGAGGCCGCCGCGACCGGTGTCCAGCTGGGCATCCACGCCCACAACGACACCGGTTGCGCGGTCGCCAACACCCTGGCGGCGGTCGACGCGGGCGCCATGCACGTGCAGGGCACGGTCAACGGCTACGGCGAGCGGACCGGCAACGCCGAGCTCATCTCGGTGGTCGCCAACCTGGAGCTCAAGTACGGCTGGCCGCTGCTGCCCGCCGGCTCCCTGCAGGAGGCCAGCCGGATCGCCCACGCCATCGCCGAGGTCACCAACGTCCCCTCGAGCGCGCGGCAGCCCTACGTCGGGCTGTCCTCGTTCGCGCACAAGGCCGGCCTGCACGCCAGCGCGATCAAGGTCGACCCGAACCTCTACCAGCACATCGACCCGGCCGTCGTGGGCAACGACATGCGGATGCTCGTCTCGGACATGGCCGGTCGGGCCAACATCCAGATGAAGGGGGAGGAGCTGGGCTTCGACCTCTCCGACCGGGAGCTCGCCTCCCGGATCACCGGCCGGGTCAAGGACGCGGAGGCGGCGGGCTACACCTACGAGGCCGCCGACGCCAGCTTCGAGCTGCTGCTGCGGCGCGAGCTCGACCAGCTGCCGGAGTACTTCGCCGTGCACTCCTGGCGGGTCTTCACCCAGGGCCACCCCCGGCCCGGCGCCGAGGGGGAGACCGACACCGAGTGCACCGTCCGGCTCACGGCCAAGGGCCAGAGCCAGCGGGTGGTCGGCGAGGGCAACGGCCCCGTCAACGCCCTGGACCACGCCGTCCGCAACGCCCTGCTGCCGGCCTACCCCGTCGTCGGCCGCTTCGAGCTGATCGACTACCGGGTCCGCATCCTCGACCAGGGCCACGGCACCGACGCCACCGTGCGGGTGCTGATCCAGACCACCGACGGCCGCCGGGCCTGGACGACGGTGGGGGTGGGCCAGAACATCATCGAGGCCTCGTGGGAGGCGCTCAGCGACGCCTACCTCTACGGGCTCATCCACGCCGAGAGCCCCGCGCCGGCCGCGGAGCCGGCGATCCAGGAGCGCGTCGCGGTCTGA
- a CDS encoding helix-turn-helix domain-containing protein, which translates to MPDWKDASGPAPVRGLVRRAASTDAFRTARFPPGPALAPWVDYLWTVDWDLGDAAPVESRVISFPALHLTAESGTPGEVRHGQAMPATLLHGAVSRVFQVRLSGAGWVVGARFHPDGAHPWTRTDAAALRDRAVPASTLPGPLPADLHTDLAGLPPDARARAFAAALAPHRPDEPGEDPALTALVRRIEADAGLVRVEQLVELAGCSVRTLQRRFRRHLGVSPKWVLARFRLQEAALALEQEPEPDLADLAVRLGWYDQAHLTNDLRRMLGETPARYAARAHASAR; encoded by the coding sequence GTGCCGGATTGGAAGGATGCGTCAGGCCCGGCCCCCGTCCGCGGCCTGGTGCGGCGCGCCGCCAGCACCGACGCGTTCCGCACCGCCCGCTTCCCGCCGGGACCCGCGTTGGCCCCCTGGGTCGACTACCTGTGGACCGTCGACTGGGACCTCGGCGACGCCGCGCCGGTGGAGTCCCGCGTGATCAGCTTCCCGGCCCTGCACCTGACGGCCGAGAGCGGGACGCCCGGCGAGGTGCGGCACGGCCAGGCCATGCCGGCCACCCTGCTGCACGGTGCCGTCAGCCGGGTGTTCCAGGTCCGGCTGAGCGGCGCCGGCTGGGTCGTCGGCGCCCGCTTCCACCCCGACGGCGCGCACCCCTGGACGCGCACCGACGCCGCCGCGCTCCGGGACCGCGCCGTGCCCGCGTCCACCCTCCCCGGCCCGCTGCCGGCCGACCTGCACACCGACCTCGCCGGCCTGCCGCCGGACGCGCGCGCGAGGGCCTTCGCGGCGGCGCTCGCCCCGCACCGGCCCGACGAGCCGGGGGAGGACCCGGCGCTGACCGCGCTGGTCCGCCGGATCGAGGCCGACGCGGGGCTGGTCCGCGTCGAGCAGCTGGTCGAGCTCGCGGGCTGCTCGGTGCGCACGCTGCAGCGCCGCTTCCGCCGCCACCTCGGGGTGTCGCCCAAGTGGGTGCTGGCCCGGTTCCGGCTGCAGGAGGCCGCGCTCGCGCTCGAGCAGGAGCCGGAGCCCGACCTGGCCGACCTCGCCGTCCGGCTGGGCTGGTACGACCAGGCGCACCTGACCAACGACCTGCGCCGGATGCTGGGGGAGACCCCCGCCCGCTACGCCGCCCGGGCCCACGCGAGCGCCCGGTGA
- a CDS encoding acetolactate synthase large subunit, which produces MSEPQSTADHLTGAQSLVRSLEEVGADVVFGIPGGAILPAYDPLYDSTKVRHILVRHEQGAGHAAEGYAMVTGKVGVCMATSGPGATNLVTPIADAHMDSVPIVAITGQVAGPSIGTDAFQEADIRGITMPITKHSFLVTHPEDIPGAIASAFHIASTGRPGPVLVDITKDALQASAGFSWPRTLDLPGYRPVTKPHSKQVREAAKLISAARRPVLYVGGGVVKAGAARELKELAELTGIPVVTTLMALGVFPDSHPQNLGMPGMHGTVPAVGALQRSDLLITLGARFDDRVTGKLSSFAPGAKVIHADIDPAEISKNRTADVPIVGDCKEVIAELVTLLRSSETHPEISEWAHYLQDLKKRYPTGFELPDDGSLSPQHVIKRIGEMTGPDAYYASGVGQHQMWAAHYLPWELPGRWLNSGGLGTMGYCVPAAMGAKVGRPDSVVWGIDGDGCFQMTNQELVTCALEGIPVKIAVINNQSLGMVRQWQTLFYGSRYSNTDLKTNRVPDFQKLAEAMGCVGLRAEDPNDVDAVIDKALSIDDAPVVVEFVVHKDAMVWPMVAAGTSNDDIKVARDLAPAWDGETL; this is translated from the coding sequence ATGTCCGAGCCGCAGAGCACCGCCGACCACCTGACCGGAGCGCAGTCGCTCGTCCGGTCGCTCGAGGAGGTCGGGGCCGACGTCGTCTTCGGCATCCCCGGCGGAGCCATCCTCCCGGCCTACGACCCGCTCTACGACTCCACGAAGGTCCGCCACATCCTCGTCCGGCACGAGCAGGGCGCCGGCCACGCGGCCGAGGGCTACGCGATGGTGACGGGCAAGGTCGGCGTCTGCATGGCGACCTCCGGTCCGGGCGCGACCAACCTGGTCACCCCGATCGCCGACGCGCACATGGACTCGGTGCCGATCGTCGCGATCACCGGGCAGGTCGCCGGGCCGTCGATCGGGACGGACGCCTTCCAGGAGGCCGACATCCGGGGCATCACGATGCCGATCACCAAGCACAGCTTCCTGGTCACCCACCCCGAGGACATCCCGGGCGCCATCGCGTCGGCCTTCCACATCGCCTCCACGGGCCGCCCCGGTCCGGTGCTCGTGGACATCACCAAGGACGCGCTGCAGGCGAGCGCCGGCTTCAGCTGGCCGCGCACCCTCGACCTGCCGGGCTACCGGCCGGTCACCAAGCCGCACAGCAAGCAGGTCCGCGAGGCCGCCAAGCTGATCTCCGCCGCCCGCCGGCCGGTGCTGTACGTCGGCGGCGGCGTGGTCAAGGCCGGCGCCGCGCGGGAGCTCAAGGAGCTGGCCGAGCTGACGGGCATCCCCGTCGTCACCACGCTGATGGCGCTGGGCGTGTTCCCCGACAGCCACCCGCAGAACCTGGGCATGCCGGGCATGCACGGCACCGTGCCGGCGGTCGGGGCCCTGCAGCGCAGCGACCTGCTGATCACCCTGGGCGCCCGCTTCGACGACCGGGTGACGGGCAAGCTGTCGAGCTTCGCCCCGGGGGCCAAGGTCATCCACGCCGACATCGACCCGGCCGAGATCTCCAAGAACCGCACCGCCGACGTGCCCATCGTGGGCGACTGCAAGGAGGTCATCGCCGAGCTGGTGACCCTGCTGCGCAGCAGCGAGACCCACCCCGAGATCAGCGAGTGGGCGCACTACCTGCAGGACCTCAAGAAGCGCTACCCGACCGGGTTCGAGCTGCCCGACGACGGCAGCCTGTCCCCGCAGCACGTGATCAAGCGGATCGGCGAGATGACCGGACCCGACGCGTACTACGCCTCGGGCGTGGGCCAGCACCAGATGTGGGCGGCGCACTACCTGCCCTGGGAGCTGCCCGGACGCTGGCTGAACTCCGGTGGGCTCGGGACGATGGGCTACTGCGTGCCCGCGGCCATGGGCGCCAAGGTCGGCCGGCCCGACAGCGTGGTGTGGGGCATCGACGGCGACGGCTGCTTCCAGATGACCAACCAGGAGCTCGTGACCTGTGCCCTGGAGGGGATCCCGGTCAAGATCGCGGTGATCAACAACCAGAGCCTCGGCATGGTGCGGCAGTGGCAGACGCTGTTCTACGGCAGCCGCTACTCCAACACCGACCTCAAGACCAACCGGGTGCCGGACTTCCAGAAGCTGGCGGAGGCGATGGGCTGCGTCGGGCTGCGGGCGGAGGACCCCAACGACGTCGACGCCGTGATCGACAAGGCGCTCTCCATCGACGACGCCCCCGTCGTCGTGGAGTTCGTGGTGCACAAGGACGCCATGGTGTGGCCGATGGTGGCCGCCGGGACCAGCAACGACGACATCAAGGTGGCCCGCGACCTGGCGCCGGCCTGGGACGGGGAGACGCTGTGA
- a CDS encoding branched-chain amino acid aminotransferase, translating into MSLQFELRANPNPRTEAEREAVLADPGFGLSFTDHMAVATWTAADGWHDSAVVPYGPFSLDPATAVLHYAQEIFEGLKAYQHADGSVHLFRPDQNAARMARSAERLALPVLSTEDFLASIDALVAADRAWVPSAPAGGAGAPVQNEQSLYLRPFMFASEAFLGVRPAQRVTYCVIASPAGAYFARGVHPVSIWVSTTYTRAAPGGMGAAKTGGNYAASLVAQQEAAAHGCDQVMFADAAEHAFVEELGGMNVYLVTTDGELITPELNGSILEGVTRDSILTLATEFGLTPVERRVGLQELIEGVDSGWVAELFACGTAAVVTPIGVLKDASGTHTVGGGQTGETTAALRKNLLDVQYGRAEDRHGWLRRVL; encoded by the coding sequence GTGAGTCTTCAGTTCGAGCTCCGCGCCAACCCGAACCCGCGCACGGAGGCCGAGCGCGAGGCCGTCCTGGCCGACCCCGGGTTCGGGCTCAGCTTCACCGACCACATGGCCGTCGCCACCTGGACCGCGGCCGACGGCTGGCACGACTCCGCCGTCGTCCCCTACGGCCCGTTCTCGCTGGACCCGGCCACCGCGGTGCTGCACTACGCGCAGGAGATCTTCGAGGGGCTGAAGGCCTACCAGCACGCCGACGGCAGCGTGCACCTGTTCCGGCCCGACCAGAACGCGGCCCGGATGGCGCGTTCCGCCGAGCGGCTGGCCCTGCCGGTGCTGTCGACCGAGGACTTCCTGGCCAGCATCGACGCCCTCGTGGCGGCCGACCGCGCCTGGGTGCCCTCCGCCCCCGCTGGCGGAGCCGGCGCGCCGGTCCAGAACGAGCAGAGCCTGTACCTGCGGCCGTTCATGTTCGCCTCCGAGGCCTTCCTCGGCGTCCGGCCGGCCCAGCGGGTCACCTACTGCGTGATCGCCAGCCCGGCCGGCGCCTACTTCGCGCGCGGTGTGCACCCGGTGTCCATCTGGGTGTCCACCACCTACACCCGCGCCGCCCCGGGCGGGATGGGGGCGGCCAAGACCGGCGGCAACTACGCCGCCAGCCTCGTCGCCCAGCAGGAGGCCGCTGCGCACGGCTGCGACCAGGTGATGTTCGCCGACGCCGCCGAGCACGCCTTCGTCGAGGAGCTGGGCGGGATGAACGTCTACCTGGTGACCACCGACGGCGAGCTGATCACCCCCGAGCTGAACGGCTCGATCCTCGAGGGCGTCACCCGCGACTCGATCCTCACCCTGGCGACCGAGTTCGGGCTGACCCCCGTCGAGCGCCGGGTGGGCCTGCAGGAGCTGATCGAGGGCGTCGACTCCGGGTGGGTGGCCGAGCTCTTCGCCTGCGGCACCGCCGCCGTGGTCACCCCGATCGGTGTCCTGAAGGACGCGTCGGGCACCCACACCGTCGGCGGCGGCCAGACCGGCGAGACTACCGCGGCGCTGCGGAAGAACCTCCTCGACGTCCAGTACGGCCGCGCCGAGGACCGGCACGGCTGGCTCCGCCGGGTGCTCTGA
- a CDS encoding NAD-dependent epimerase/dehydratase family protein yields the protein MSTKTSDLAGRRILVTGAEGRIGSATCARLTELGARVTAFSLPQDDAPAVAAERVLHGDTRDDAAVQDALDGVELVVHLAAIPSPDLADWTTVFSTNVVSTFTVLAHAGERGVRRAVIASSINAYGGPYNSHDVRPAYYPLDEQLPADLDDPYSLSKFTDERTAEMAARHWGTDVIALRFPLTAPQEVLLEHAARATGDLAHGATEGWSYLDVRDAARAVELSLLSSARGAHAVFVAAGETDVPFPTDELLDRYAPGVPRLRSFAGREVPIDLTRARTLLGFRAEHLLPVEPAPLPGA from the coding sequence GTGAGCACGAAGACCTCCGACCTCGCCGGACGCCGCATCCTCGTCACCGGGGCGGAGGGCCGGATCGGCTCGGCCACCTGCGCCCGGCTCACCGAGCTGGGCGCCCGGGTGACCGCCTTCTCGCTGCCGCAGGACGACGCGCCGGCGGTGGCGGCGGAGCGGGTGCTGCACGGCGACACCCGCGACGACGCGGCGGTCCAGGACGCCCTGGACGGCGTCGAGCTGGTCGTGCACCTGGCCGCGATCCCCAGCCCGGACCTCGCCGACTGGACGACGGTGTTCTCCACCAACGTCGTCTCCACCTTCACCGTGCTGGCGCACGCGGGGGAGCGCGGGGTCCGGCGGGCGGTGATCGCCAGCAGCATCAACGCCTACGGGGGTCCGTACAACTCCCACGACGTGCGGCCGGCCTACTACCCGCTGGACGAGCAGCTGCCGGCCGACCTCGACGACCCCTACTCCCTCAGCAAGTTCACCGACGAGCGGACGGCGGAGATGGCGGCCCGGCACTGGGGGACCGACGTCATCGCCCTCCGGTTCCCGCTGACGGCGCCGCAGGAGGTGCTGCTGGAGCACGCCGCCCGGGCGACCGGGGACCTCGCCCACGGGGCGACCGAGGGCTGGTCCTACCTCGACGTCCGCGACGCCGCCCGCGCCGTCGAGCTGTCCCTGCTGAGCAGCGCCCGCGGTGCGCACGCCGTCTTCGTCGCCGCCGGTGAGACCGACGTGCCGTTCCCCACCGACGAGCTGCTGGACCGGTACGCCCCGGGGGTGCCGCGGCTGCGCTCCTTCGCCGGCCGGGAGGTGCCGATCGACCTCACCCGGGCGCGGACCCTGCTGGGGTTCCGGGCCGAGCACCTGCTGCCGGTGGAGCCGGCCCCGCTGCCGGGGGCCTAG
- the ilvC gene encoding ketol-acid reductoisomerase, translating into MFYDSDADLSLIQGRNVAILGFGSQGHAHALSLRDSGVDVRVGLPEGSKSRAKAEAQGLRVLTPFEACEEADLIMVLTPDPSQRKLYAEAIEPNLVPGDALFFAHGFNIRYGYITPPEGVDVALVAPKGPGHLVRREYAEGRGVPVLVAVEQDATGKAWDLALAYAKGIGGLRAGGIKTTFTEETETDLFGEQAVLCGGASALVMAGFETLTEAGYQPEVAYFECLHELKLIVDLMYEGGIAKQRWSVSDTAEYGDYVSGPRVIDARVKENMKAVLADVQNGAFAQRFIDDQDAGAPEFLKLREQGAAHPIEKVGHDLRELMAWVKSHDDDYVEGTAAR; encoded by the coding sequence ATGTTCTACGACTCCGACGCCGACCTGTCCCTGATCCAGGGCCGCAACGTCGCGATCCTCGGCTTCGGCAGCCAGGGTCACGCCCACGCGCTGTCGCTGCGCGACTCCGGCGTCGACGTCCGGGTCGGTCTGCCCGAGGGCAGCAAGAGCCGGGCCAAGGCGGAGGCGCAGGGCCTGCGGGTGCTCACGCCGTTCGAGGCGTGCGAGGAGGCGGACCTGATCATGGTCCTGACCCCCGACCCCTCGCAGCGCAAGCTCTACGCCGAGGCGATCGAGCCGAACCTGGTGCCCGGTGACGCCCTGTTCTTCGCGCACGGGTTCAACATCCGCTACGGCTACATCACCCCGCCCGAGGGCGTCGACGTGGCCCTGGTGGCCCCGAAGGGCCCGGGCCACCTGGTCCGTCGCGAGTACGCCGAGGGCCGGGGCGTCCCCGTCCTCGTCGCCGTCGAGCAGGACGCGACCGGCAAGGCCTGGGACCTGGCCCTCGCCTACGCCAAGGGCATCGGCGGCCTCCGCGCCGGCGGCATCAAGACCACCTTCACCGAGGAGACCGAGACCGACCTCTTCGGCGAGCAGGCCGTCCTCTGCGGCGGCGCGTCCGCCCTGGTGATGGCCGGCTTCGAGACGCTGACCGAGGCGGGCTACCAGCCCGAGGTCGCCTACTTCGAGTGCCTGCACGAGCTCAAGCTGATCGTCGACCTGATGTACGAGGGCGGCATCGCCAAGCAGCGCTGGAGCGTCTCCGACACCGCCGAGTACGGCGACTACGTCTCCGGTCCGCGCGTCATCGACGCCCGGGTCAAGGAGAACATGAAGGCCGTCCTCGCCGACGTGCAGAACGGTGCCTTCGCCCAGCGGTTCATCGACGACCAGGACGCCGGCGCCCCGGAGTTCCTCAAGCTGCGCGAGCAGGGTGCGGCGCACCCGATCGAGAAGGTCGGCCACGACCTCCGCGAGCTGATGGCCTGGGTCAAGAGCCACGACGACGACTACGTCGAGGGCACCGCCGCCCGCTGA